CGACGCGCGCCGGGGCGCAGAGGAGCTCATCAGCCACATCGACCCGGCGACGGTACGAGCCGCGCAGCGGTCGCTGGCGAACTACGACTCCGAGGGCCAGAAGCGGATGCGCGAGCTGCACAATGGCGTCCGCGAATCGCTGTGGCTGCGGCCCGATCTGTGGGCCGGCGTCGGGTTGGTCCGCGGCGGGGCCGGAACCGCGATGGTCGGTGACCCGCCCGCGGTCGCCGCGCTCATGCGCGAGTACGCCGCGCTCGGGATCGACACGTTCATTCTGTCCGGGTACCCGCACCTCGAAGAAGCGTACCGGTTCGCCGAACTCGTGTTCCCGTTGCTCCCCTTGCGCCGCACCGAGCTGCCCCGAAAGAGTGTGGCGATTATCGGCGAGGTCGTCGCCAACGGCGCGCTCCTGGGCACCGACGGGAGCCGGACGTGAGGGCGCTCCGCACACTGGTCCCGTGGGCGCTTCCGCTGGCGCTGCTCGCGCTGTGGCAGTTGGCCGGCGACGCGGGCTGGTTCACGCGCCGCATCATGCCCACGCCCGCCGAGGTTCTGCGCGCCCTAGTGCGACTGGCGGAATCGGGCGAACTGGCGCGGCACCTCGCGGTCAGCACCCAGCGCGCTGCGACCGGTTTCGTGGTCGGGGGGCTGATCGGGTTCGTGCTGGGCCTGTTCACCGGCGCGTCGCGGGTCGCGGAGGTTGTGCTCGACAGTTCGGTGCAGATGCTGCGCACGATCCCGCACCTCGCGCTCGTGCCGCTGGTGATCCTGTGGTTCGGTATCGGCGAGGGCGGAAAGGTGTTCCTCGTCGCGCTCGGCGTTCTGTTCCCGGTCTACCTGAATACGTACCACGGAATCCGGTCCGTCGATCCGGGGTTGGTCGAGATGGGCCGCGTGTACGGGCTCGGCCGGTGGGGACTGTTCCGCCGCGTGCTGCTGCCCGGGGCGCTGCCGTCGGTCCTCGTCGGCGTTCGGTACGCGCTGGGCGTTATGTGGCTCACGCTGATCGTGGCGGAAACGATCGCGGCGAACAGCGGGATCGGGTACATGGCGATGAACGCGCGCGAGTTCCTGCTTACCGATGTCGTGGTGCTCAGCATTCTGCTGTACGCGCTGTTGGGGAGGCTCGCGGACCTCGCGGCTCGAGGACTGGAACGGTGGCTGCTCCCGTGGCACCCGGCGCACACCCAAACGACCGCTACGGCCGCGCTCCCGGACGATCCGACAGGAGGTGCGGCGTGAGCACCGGTGTCGCCGTGGAAGTCGTGGGGGCGCGCCGAGCGTTCGGTACGAACGTCGTGCTGAGCGGGTTCGACCTGCGCGTCGCGCCGGGCGAGTTCGTTGCGGTCGTCGGCCGCAGCGGGAGCGGGAAGAGCACGCTCCTCCGTTTACTCGCCGGACTGGACCGACCCGATGGCGGCGAAGTCCGCGTCGACGGCGCCCCACTGGCGGGGCTGTGCCCGGCGGCACGGGTGGTGTTCCAGGACGGCCGGTTGTTGCCCTGGCTCCGGGTCGGGCCGAACGTGGCCCTCGGGCTCCCGGCGGGCACTCGCGACCGTGGGAACGAAATGCTCGCCCGGGTCGGGCTGGCGGACCGCGTGGCAGACTGGCCAGCGGTCCTATCCGGCGGCCAGCGGCAGCGCGTCGCCCTGGCCCGGGCACTCGCCGGCGACCCGCGATTACTCCTACTTGACGAACCGCTCGGCAGCCTCGACGCGCTCACCCGCATCGAGATGCAGCGACTCATTGAGGACCTGTGGCTCGCGGACCGGTTCACGACCGTGCTCATTACCCACGACGTGGACGAGGCCGTGACGCTCGCGGACCGGGTCGTGCGGGTCGCGGCCGGGCGCGTCGCCGGGGAGTGGCCGGTCCCGTTGCCGCGCCCGCGCCGCCGGGACGCCCCCGCGTTCGGCCCGCTCGTGCGCACGATCCTCGACGCCGTAATGACCCCTTCGACCGACCGGGAGTGACCCATGCCGAGCGCGACCAGCCGCCGCGAGTTCTTGATCCGAACTGGAGGTGCCCTCGGCGCCGGGCTCCTTCCCGGCACGAGCGGCGCCGCGGACGGACCGGTGAAGGGGCTCGTGACCGGGCAAACGGAAGGAGCGGCGGCGGGCACGGCCGTACTCGCGGCCGGGGGTAACGCGGTCGATGCGATCGTGGCCGCCGCGCTCGTCGCGGGCGTGGTCGCAGTGCCGGGAACGGGCATCGCCGGATACGGCGGTCACCTCGTCGTCACAAAACCGGACGGGAAGACGTTCGCCATCGATTTCAACTCCGCTGCCCCGGCCGCGATCAAGCCCGACACGTTCGCGGTCGATGCCAAGGGGAACGTGAGGGGCGAGGCGAACACGTTCGGCTGGCTCGCGGTCGGGGTGCCGGGCGTACTCGCGGGGTTGCAACTCGCGCTCGACAAGTTCGGCACGAGAACCTTTGCGGAGGTCGTGAAGCCGGCTATCCGGTTCGCGAAGGACGGGTTCCCGGTGTCGAAGGGCTTCGCCGCGGCAATCCGGGGCGCGAAAGCCCGGCTCGCCACCGACCCCGGGTCCGCGAAACTGTTTTTCGCAAAGCGGGAGCCCCTCGCGGAAGGGACGACGTACAAGAACCCGGACCTCGGCGACCTGCTCCAAACGCTCGCCAATCGCGGGAACGTGAGCACCTTCTACAAGGGCGACATCGCGGACAAGATCGCGGCGGCGTTCAAGGCGAACGGCGGGCTGGTGACCACGGACGACCTCGCCGCGTACAAGGCGCGCGAGGTCAAGCCCCTCACAATCGCGTTCGCCGGGCACACCGTTTTCACACCGCCCCCGAGTTCCGGCGGGTTGACCGTGCTCCAGGCACTGGCCGCGCTCGACGCGCTCGGCTGGCCGAAGTGGGACGCGCGCGACCCGGCCACGACGCACGCGAAGGTCGAGGCGCTTCGGGCCGCGTGGAACGACCGGCTCGCACTCCTGGGTGATCCGGGCCATGCGAAGGTACCGGTGGAGCGACTCCTGTCAGAGGAGTACGCGAAGGGAAGCGCCGAGCGCGTGCGATCCGCGGTGAAGGCCAAGAAGCCGCTCGAGGGTGCGTCTGACGGGCGCCCGTCCGGCGGTACGGTTCACCTGAACGCGGTCGACTCTTCCGGGCTAACGGTCGCGCTCACGTTCACCCACGGCGGGTACTTCGGCTCGCAGGTGACGATTGACGGCTTGGGATTGGTGCTCGGCCACGGGGTGTCGCGGTTCGACCCGCGGCCGGGGCGCGCGAACTCGCCCGCGCCGGGCAAGCGCCCGCTGCACAACATGTGCCCCACAGTGGCGACGAAGGACGGCAAGCCGGTGCTGGCCCTCGGTGCGACCGGCGGGCGCCGGATCGTGAACGCGGTGTTCGACGTGCTCGCGTACCGGCTCGGCCAGTCGCTCCCGCTCGCGGACGCGGTCAAGGCGCCGCGCGTTCACACGGAGGGCGACACCGTGTTGTCGCTCGAAGCGACCTGGCCCGCCGCGGTGACGGACCACCTCAAGGCGGTCGGTTACGACCTGAAGACCGGCCCCGGTGCTTCGCTGAACGCCCTCGAGCGCGACCCGGTCACCGGGGCACTTCGCGCCGCTGCAAGGTGAGCCACTTCACGCACCGGAGATCGGCCATGAGTTCACGTATCTACGGCGCGGCGGCCCTCGTTGCCGTCGGCCTCGCGACCGGGTTCCTCTGCGCGACGGCGCTTCCATTGCAGCCCCAGAAGCCGACCGACGCGCGACCGAGTGCCGGACCCGACACCGTGTTCGTGGAAGAGATGACCTGGGTCGAGGTCCGCGACGCGCTCAAGAACAAGAAGACAACGGTCATCGTCCCGACCGGCGGTGTGGAGGAGAACGGGCCTTACGTTGTCACGGGCAAGCACAACTACATTCTACGGGGCACGACCGACGCGGTCGCGCGCAAGCTGGGTGACGCGCTCGTCGCGCCGGTCGTCCCGTTTGTGCCCGAAGGCCGGATCGACCCTCCGACCGGGCACATGAAATTCCCCGGCACGATCAGCCTGAGCGAGGACACCTTCCGGCGGCTCCTGACCGACATCTGCGCGAGCTTCCGGGCCCACGGGTTCCGCGACATCGTGCTCATCGGCGACAGCGGCGGGAATCAGAAGGGCATGAAGGCAGTCGCGGCGGAACTGAACGGGAAGTGGGCCGACGGGAAAACGCGGGTCCACTTCGTCGCCGAATACTACGACCACGAATCCGTCGATAAGTGGCTCGCCTCGCAGGGCATCAAGGAAGTGGACCAGGGGTTACACGACAGCTTCGCGGTGAGTGCGACACTGGCCGCGGTCGATCCGGCGCTGATCC
The Gemmata palustris DNA segment above includes these coding regions:
- a CDS encoding creatininase family protein is translated as MSSRIYGAAALVAVGLATGFLCATALPLQPQKPTDARPSAGPDTVFVEEMTWVEVRDALKNKKTTVIVPTGGVEENGPYVVTGKHNYILRGTTDAVARKLGDALVAPVVPFVPEGRIDPPTGHMKFPGTISLSEDTFRRLLTDICASFRAHGFRDIVLIGDSGGNQKGMKAVAAELNGKWADGKTRVHFVAEYYDHESVDKWLASQGIKEVDQGLHDSFAVSATLAAVDPALIRAKQRQAAKTFSINGVELAPLEKTAEWGKKIINFRAEATAKAIRKAVSEPRP
- the ssuC gene encoding aliphatic sulfonate ABC transporter permease SsuC, which translates into the protein MRALRTLVPWALPLALLALWQLAGDAGWFTRRIMPTPAEVLRALVRLAESGELARHLAVSTQRAATGFVVGGLIGFVLGLFTGASRVAEVVLDSSVQMLRTIPHLALVPLVILWFGIGEGGKVFLVALGVLFPVYLNTYHGIRSVDPGLVEMGRVYGLGRWGLFRRVLLPGALPSVLVGVRYALGVMWLTLIVAETIAANSGIGYMAMNAREFLLTDVVVLSILLYALLGRLADLAARGLERWLLPWHPAHTQTTATAALPDDPTGGAA
- the ggt gene encoding gamma-glutamyltransferase: MPSATSRREFLIRTGGALGAGLLPGTSGAADGPVKGLVTGQTEGAAAGTAVLAAGGNAVDAIVAAALVAGVVAVPGTGIAGYGGHLVVTKPDGKTFAIDFNSAAPAAIKPDTFAVDAKGNVRGEANTFGWLAVGVPGVLAGLQLALDKFGTRTFAEVVKPAIRFAKDGFPVSKGFAAAIRGAKARLATDPGSAKLFFAKREPLAEGTTYKNPDLGDLLQTLANRGNVSTFYKGDIADKIAAAFKANGGLVTTDDLAAYKAREVKPLTIAFAGHTVFTPPPSSGGLTVLQALAALDALGWPKWDARDPATTHAKVEALRAAWNDRLALLGDPGHAKVPVERLLSEEYAKGSAERVRSAVKAKKPLEGASDGRPSGGTVHLNAVDSSGLTVALTFTHGGYFGSQVTIDGLGLVLGHGVSRFDPRPGRANSPAPGKRPLHNMCPTVATKDGKPVLALGATGGRRIVNAVFDVLAYRLGQSLPLADAVKAPRVHTEGDTVLSLEATWPAAVTDHLKAVGYDLKTGPGASLNALERDPVTGALRAAAR
- a CDS encoding ABC transporter ATP-binding protein yields the protein MSTGVAVEVVGARRAFGTNVVLSGFDLRVAPGEFVAVVGRSGSGKSTLLRLLAGLDRPDGGEVRVDGAPLAGLCPAARVVFQDGRLLPWLRVGPNVALGLPAGTRDRGNEMLARVGLADRVADWPAVLSGGQRQRVALARALAGDPRLLLLDEPLGSLDALTRIEMQRLIEDLWLADRFTTVLITHDVDEAVTLADRVVRVAAGRVAGEWPVPLPRPRRRDAPAFGPLVRTILDAVMTPSTDRE